One part of the Anaeromyxobacter sp. Fw109-5 genome encodes these proteins:
- a CDS encoding molecular chaperone TorD family protein yields MSPAIGPVLQREALLAFAELLSYPDDALPGRLRAQAARLPSATGGALDALADRLALLGAGGAEELYTATFDLRPAVSPYAGMHLCGEGPRRNALLAHLAALRAQAGLPPADEVPDHFAELLRYLAAAPADEESEDVAALVLAPAARLAAAALPHDNPYRAALEALARALPARAELPVRTKEAGP; encoded by the coding sequence GTGAGTCCTGCGATCGGGCCCGTGCTCCAGCGCGAGGCGCTGCTCGCGTTCGCCGAGCTCCTCTCCTATCCCGACGACGCGCTCCCCGGCCGCCTGCGCGCCCAGGCCGCTCGGCTCCCGAGCGCGACCGGCGGCGCGCTCGACGCCCTCGCCGACCGGCTCGCCCTCCTCGGCGCGGGCGGCGCCGAGGAGCTCTACACCGCGACCTTCGATCTCCGCCCGGCGGTGAGCCCCTACGCCGGCATGCACCTCTGCGGCGAGGGCCCGCGGCGGAACGCGCTGCTCGCGCACCTCGCCGCCCTCCGCGCCCAGGCCGGCCTCCCGCCGGCGGACGAGGTCCCCGACCACTTCGCCGAGCTCCTGCGCTACCTCGCCGCCGCGCCCGCGGACGAGGAGTCGGAGGACGTCGCCGCGCTCGTGCTCGCCCCGGCCGCGCGCCTCGCCGCCGCCGCGCTGCCGCACGACAACCCGTACCGCGCCGCGCTCGAGGCGCTCGCGCGCGCGCTCCCCGCGCGGGCCGAGCTGCCCGTGCGGACGAAGGAGGCCGGACCATGA
- the crcB gene encoding fluoride efflux transporter CrcB: MIRLLLVCAGGALGSGARYLVSTWAARALGADFPRGTLIVNVLGSFLLALLLGLAGTREAITPEARLFLGAGVLGGFTTYSSFNYETLALLERGVWPAAVNVALTVLGCLAAGFAGIVAARALAG; the protein is encoded by the coding sequence GTGATCCGGCTCCTCCTCGTCTGCGCGGGCGGCGCGCTCGGCAGCGGCGCGCGCTACCTCGTCTCGACCTGGGCGGCGCGCGCGCTCGGGGCGGACTTCCCGCGCGGCACTCTCATCGTGAACGTGCTCGGCTCCTTCCTGCTCGCCCTGCTCCTCGGCCTCGCCGGGACCCGCGAGGCCATCACCCCCGAGGCGAGGCTCTTCCTCGGGGCCGGAGTGCTGGGCGGCTTCACCACCTACTCCTCGTTCAACTACGAGACCCTCGCGCTGCTGGAGCGCGGCGTCTGGCCCGCGGCCGTGAACGTGGCCCTCACGGTGCTCGGCTGCCTCGCCGCCGGCTTCGCCGGCATCGTGGCGGCGCGGGCGCTCGCGGGTTGA
- a CDS encoding NarK family nitrate/nitrite MFS transporter, translating into MTDLVLFAVVPYVAVALAAAGLVLRHAGAGAPITARSSQVLEARLLHFGAIPWHLAILAILGAHVFAAVAPGVMGRVLGDPLRLHVMEVTGLALAGWALVAGGILLWRRLAVPRVRAVTTVMDVVVLALLVAQVGLGVYVTLSLRWGSVWYLHTAVPWLRSLASFSPEPQYASVLPLAVKAHVVLAFVLVALIPFSRLAHVVSFPLRFAGGVRGRTVWSSAPAGVTLPRPAGAVLRSRALEPQVLSVWDPENAEAWARSGEATARRNLWISIFALFLAFCVWMVWSVVVVRLPDVGFRLDTGQLFWLAALPGLSGATLRIFYSFAVQIFGGRLWTTVTTASLLVPAIGIGIAVQDPTTPYPVLLGLALLAGLGGANFASSMANIGFFFPGARKGTALGLNGGLGNLGVSGMQLVVPLAITAGVFGAWGGAPQVVVKGGVEQNLWLQNAGFVWVPFIVVAAALAWLGMDDVASARASFREQARIFRRRHTWLVSALYLGTFGSFIGFSAALPLLVKGSFPGVDPVRYAFLGPLVGALFRPVGGWLADRVGGARVTLWNFVAMAGLALLALAFLPQGGEPGRFAPFLGTFVLLFAATGIGNGSTYRMIPAIFGTIHRAPAGAGPAATAAAKRSAATEAAAVAGFASAVAAYGAFFVPKAFGTSLAVTGGPAAAIVGFVAYYALAIAVTAWAYARKGSGFSC; encoded by the coding sequence ATGACGGACCTCGTCCTGTTCGCCGTCGTCCCCTACGTCGCCGTCGCGCTCGCCGCGGCCGGGCTCGTCCTGCGGCACGCCGGCGCCGGGGCCCCCATCACCGCCCGCTCGTCACAGGTACTCGAGGCGCGGCTGCTCCACTTCGGGGCGATCCCCTGGCACCTCGCGATCCTGGCCATCCTGGGCGCGCACGTGTTCGCGGCGGTCGCCCCCGGCGTGATGGGGCGCGTCCTCGGTGACCCGCTGCGGCTGCACGTCATGGAGGTCACCGGCCTCGCGCTGGCCGGCTGGGCGCTCGTCGCCGGCGGGATCCTCCTGTGGCGCCGGCTCGCGGTGCCGCGCGTGCGCGCCGTCACGACGGTGATGGACGTGGTGGTGCTCGCGCTGCTCGTCGCGCAGGTGGGGCTCGGCGTGTACGTGACGCTCTCGCTGCGCTGGGGGTCCGTCTGGTACCTGCACACGGCCGTCCCCTGGCTGCGCTCCCTCGCGAGCTTCTCCCCGGAGCCGCAGTACGCCTCCGTGCTCCCGCTCGCGGTGAAGGCCCACGTCGTGCTCGCCTTCGTGCTCGTCGCGCTGATCCCGTTCTCGCGGCTCGCGCACGTGGTCTCGTTCCCGCTGCGGTTCGCCGGCGGCGTCCGGGGCCGGACGGTCTGGTCGAGCGCGCCGGCCGGCGTGACCCTGCCCAGGCCTGCCGGCGCCGTGCTGCGCTCGCGGGCGCTCGAGCCGCAGGTGCTCTCGGTGTGGGATCCCGAGAACGCGGAGGCCTGGGCGAGGAGCGGCGAGGCGACCGCGCGCCGCAACCTGTGGATCTCGATCTTCGCGCTCTTCCTCGCCTTCTGCGTGTGGATGGTCTGGAGCGTGGTGGTGGTGCGGCTGCCGGACGTGGGCTTCCGGCTCGACACGGGCCAGCTCTTCTGGCTCGCCGCGCTGCCAGGCCTGTCCGGCGCGACGCTGCGGATCTTCTACTCCTTCGCGGTCCAGATCTTCGGCGGCCGGCTGTGGACGACCGTCACCACCGCCTCGCTGCTCGTCCCGGCGATCGGGATCGGGATCGCGGTGCAGGATCCGACCACGCCCTACCCGGTGCTGCTCGGCCTCGCGCTCCTCGCGGGCCTCGGCGGCGCGAACTTCGCGTCCAGCATGGCCAACATCGGCTTCTTCTTCCCCGGCGCGAGGAAGGGGACCGCCCTCGGCCTGAACGGCGGCCTCGGCAACCTCGGCGTGTCGGGCATGCAGCTCGTCGTCCCGCTCGCCATCACCGCCGGCGTCTTCGGCGCCTGGGGCGGCGCGCCCCAGGTCGTGGTGAAGGGCGGGGTGGAGCAGAACCTCTGGCTGCAGAACGCCGGGTTCGTGTGGGTGCCCTTCATCGTGGTCGCCGCCGCCCTCGCCTGGCTCGGCATGGACGACGTGGCGAGCGCGCGGGCCTCCTTCCGCGAGCAGGCGCGCATCTTCCGGAGGCGCCACACCTGGCTCGTCTCCGCCCTCTACCTCGGGACCTTCGGCTCGTTCATCGGCTTCTCCGCCGCCCTTCCCCTGCTGGTGAAGGGTTCGTTCCCCGGCGTGGACCCGGTGCGCTACGCGTTCCTGGGTCCGCTCGTCGGCGCGCTCTTCCGCCCCGTCGGCGGCTGGCTCGCCGACCGCGTCGGCGGCGCGCGCGTGACGCTCTGGAACTTCGTGGCGATGGCCGGGCTCGCCCTCCTCGCGCTGGCGTTCCTGCCGCAGGGCGGCGAGCCCGGGCGGTTCGCCCCGTTCCTCGGGACGTTCGTGCTGCTCTTCGCCGCCACCGGGATCGGGAACGGCTCCACGTACCGGATGATCCCCGCCATCTTCGGGACGATCCACCGGGCGCCCGCGGGCGCGGGTCCCGCCGCCACGGCCGCCGCGAAGCGGTCGGCCGCGACCGAGGCGGCCGCGGTGGCCGGGTTCGCCTCCGCCGTCGCCGCCTACGGCGCCTTCTTCGTGCCGAAGGCCTTCGGCACCTCGCTCGCGGTGACCGGCGGCCCGGCGGCGGCGATCGTGGGCTTCGTCGCGTACTACGCGCTCGCCATCGCGGTCACGGCGTGGGCGTACGCGCGGAAGGGATCGGGGTTCTCCTGCTGA
- a CDS encoding SDR family NAD(P)-dependent oxidoreductase, with protein MMKKRVVLVTGASRGIGAATAKLLARHGAAVAVNYLRSEAEARAVVEAIRAADGRAVAVRADVRDPSQVRAMVVEAEGALGPIDTLVVNASISFPIRPFVDYEWEDFHAKLAGELGAAFHCCKAVVPGMISRRSGCIVAISSGLSRHAGGGFCAHSTAKAGLDAFSRALALELGPHGIRVNVVAPGLTDTDATAGQPAAQREAVARMTPLRRIGVPEDVAGAVLMAASDHARFMTGVYVPVSGGALMP; from the coding sequence ATGATGAAGAAGCGCGTGGTCCTCGTCACCGGCGCGAGCCGCGGCATCGGCGCCGCGACCGCGAAGCTCCTCGCTCGCCACGGGGCCGCCGTGGCGGTGAACTACCTCCGCAGCGAGGCCGAGGCCCGGGCCGTGGTCGAGGCGATCCGCGCGGCGGACGGGCGCGCGGTGGCGGTGAGGGCGGACGTGCGGGATCCCTCCCAGGTGCGGGCGATGGTGGTCGAGGCGGAGGGCGCGCTCGGCCCGATCGACACCCTCGTCGTCAACGCGTCCATCTCCTTCCCGATCCGGCCGTTCGTCGACTACGAGTGGGAGGACTTCCACGCGAAGCTCGCCGGCGAGCTCGGCGCGGCGTTCCACTGCTGCAAGGCGGTGGTGCCGGGGATGATCTCGCGCCGATCGGGCTGCATCGTCGCCATCTCGAGCGGCCTGTCGCGGCACGCCGGCGGCGGGTTCTGCGCGCACAGCACGGCGAAGGCCGGGCTCGACGCGTTCTCGCGCGCGCTCGCGCTCGAGCTCGGCCCGCACGGCATCCGCGTCAACGTCGTCGCGCCCGGGCTCACCGACACCGACGCCACCGCAGGTCAGCCGGCGGCGCAGCGGGAGGCGGTCGCGCGGATGACGCCGCTGCGACGCATCGGCGTGCCGGAGGACGTGGCGGGCGCGGTCCTGATGGCCGCCTCCGACCACGCGCGCTTCATGACCGGCGTCTACGTTCCGGTGAGCGGCGGAGCGTTGATGCCGTAG
- the narH gene encoding nitrate reductase subunit beta, which translates to MNLEVRAQLASVFHLDKCIGCHTCSVVCKNLWTDRRGSEHMWWNNVETRPGTGYPALWEDQERHHGGFVVEDGELRLRLGGRGSILERLFQAPRLPTLDDQYEPWTYRYEDLFRAKPSDELPTARPVSAITGRPVDPSAGPNWDDDLAGSDVHAAADPNLAALAPSEREALRALEGLVFFHLPRTCNHCLNPACAAACPSGAIYKRGEDGVVLIDREACRGWRMCVPACPYKKTFHSWSEGKSEKCIGCYPRIESGEPPACFQACVGRIRYQGVLLYDPHAALRAARAPDAELVAEQRAAFLDPADPEVIAAARRSGIPDAMLDAALRSPVDRFVRQWQVALPLHPEFRTLPMVFYVPPLSPVRAGATASTGAALAGAGEQRIPVRYLAAMFAAGNEEVVTSALRRLVAVRTRRRAATVGDVTEADVAEALREAGLTPEVADAIHRLTVFPTLRERVVRPPGGRETETEQLVGLQGLAGVRARVP; encoded by the coding sequence ATGAACCTGGAAGTGCGCGCGCAGCTCGCCTCGGTGTTCCACCTCGACAAGTGCATCGGCTGTCACACCTGCTCGGTGGTCTGCAAGAACCTGTGGACCGACCGGCGCGGCTCCGAGCACATGTGGTGGAACAACGTCGAGACGCGGCCGGGGACCGGCTACCCCGCGCTGTGGGAGGACCAGGAGCGCCACCACGGCGGCTTCGTGGTCGAGGACGGGGAGCTCCGGCTCCGGCTCGGCGGGCGCGGGAGCATCCTCGAGCGCCTGTTCCAGGCGCCGCGGCTCCCCACGCTCGACGATCAGTACGAGCCCTGGACCTACCGCTACGAGGACCTGTTCCGGGCGAAGCCCTCGGACGAGCTCCCCACGGCGCGGCCGGTGTCGGCGATCACCGGCCGGCCCGTCGACCCGAGCGCGGGGCCGAACTGGGACGACGACCTGGCCGGCTCCGACGTCCACGCCGCGGCCGACCCGAACCTCGCCGCGCTCGCGCCGTCGGAGCGCGAGGCGCTGCGCGCGCTCGAGGGGCTGGTGTTCTTCCACCTGCCGCGCACCTGCAACCACTGCCTCAACCCGGCCTGCGCGGCGGCCTGCCCCTCCGGCGCGATCTACAAGCGCGGCGAGGACGGGGTGGTGCTCATCGACCGCGAGGCCTGCCGCGGCTGGCGGATGTGCGTGCCGGCGTGCCCCTACAAGAAGACCTTCCACTCGTGGTCGGAGGGGAAGTCGGAGAAGTGCATCGGCTGCTACCCGCGCATCGAGAGCGGCGAGCCGCCGGCCTGCTTCCAGGCCTGCGTCGGGAGGATCCGCTATCAGGGCGTCCTGCTCTACGACCCGCACGCCGCCCTGCGGGCCGCGCGCGCCCCGGACGCCGAGCTCGTCGCCGAGCAGCGCGCCGCGTTCCTCGACCCGGCCGACCCCGAGGTGATCGCGGCGGCGCGCCGGAGCGGCATCCCGGACGCCATGCTCGACGCCGCGCTCCGCTCCCCGGTCGATCGGTTCGTGCGGCAGTGGCAGGTGGCGCTGCCGCTCCACCCGGAGTTCCGCACGCTCCCGATGGTGTTCTACGTGCCGCCGCTCTCGCCGGTGCGCGCGGGCGCGACCGCGTCCACCGGAGCGGCCCTCGCCGGCGCCGGCGAGCAGCGCATCCCGGTGCGCTACCTCGCGGCGATGTTCGCGGCGGGCAACGAGGAGGTCGTCACCTCCGCGCTCCGCCGGCTCGTGGCGGTCCGCACCCGGCGCCGCGCCGCGACCGTGGGCGACGTGACCGAGGCGGACGTGGCCGAGGCGCTCCGCGAGGCCGGGCTCACGCCCGAGGTGGCCGACGCCATCCACCGGCTCACGGTGTTCCCGACCCTCCGCGAGCGCGTGGTGCGGCCGCCGGGCGGACGCGAGACCGAGACCGAGCAGCTCGTCGGGCTCCAGGGCCTCGCCGGCGTGCGCGCGAGGGTGCCGTGA
- a CDS encoding DUF1841 family protein has product MDYDADRAPDLNAWKDAPQDERLRAVEEHHRALGRPHPPMPKPRVHAALHLVVEDQLATGEPPEARRALERLVAGGLTRHEALHAVGRVAADALDAALAGGRFDREAYARALEALRPGPRS; this is encoded by the coding sequence ATGGACTACGACGCCGACCGCGCCCCCGACCTGAACGCCTGGAAGGATGCCCCGCAGGACGAGCGGCTCCGCGCGGTGGAGGAGCACCATCGCGCCCTCGGCCGGCCTCACCCGCCGATGCCGAAGCCGCGCGTCCACGCGGCGCTCCACCTGGTCGTGGAGGACCAGCTCGCGACCGGCGAGCCGCCCGAGGCGCGCCGCGCGCTGGAGCGGCTCGTGGCGGGAGGCCTCACGCGCCACGAGGCGCTGCACGCAGTCGGACGCGTCGCCGCGGACGCGCTCGACGCGGCGCTCGCCGGCGGGCGCTTCGACCGCGAGGCCTACGCCCGGGCCCTCGAGGCGCTTCGTCCGGGACCTCGGTCCTAG